The following are from one region of the Siphonobacter curvatus genome:
- a CDS encoding sugar transferase codes for MKYSENTLRLDTAYGEAKKNRTDHEGRPTSSILVTKRSDTPLGKRFFDVVVSSFVALTVLSWMIPIIGALVKLSSPGPVFFVQWRTGRNGRRFRCLKFRTMRHNQVAPFKQASADDPRITKIGKFLRKTNLDEMPQFLNVLRGDMSIVGPRPHALEHDAQYWDVVPGFATRYLVKPGITGLAQTRGLRGEAGLKDMEHRLKLDQWYIKRRSAVLDAKICWWTVEKMIKGDEKAY; via the coding sequence ATGAAATACTCAGAAAACACCCTTCGCTTAGATACGGCTTATGGGGAAGCGAAAAAGAACCGAACGGACCACGAAGGTCGTCCCACTTCATCTATTCTAGTGACTAAACGCTCGGACACACCTTTAGGGAAGCGATTTTTTGATGTAGTGGTGTCCAGTTTTGTAGCGTTGACGGTATTGAGCTGGATGATTCCTATCATCGGAGCACTCGTTAAACTGTCTTCACCGGGTCCTGTCTTTTTTGTGCAGTGGCGTACGGGCCGCAACGGTCGCCGCTTCCGCTGTCTGAAGTTTCGCACCATGCGTCATAACCAGGTAGCGCCCTTCAAGCAAGCATCCGCTGATGATCCCCGCATCACCAAGATTGGTAAATTCCTTCGCAAAACGAATCTAGATGAGATGCCGCAATTTTTAAACGTATTACGAGGCGATATGAGCATTGTAGGACCTCGGCCGCATGCCCTGGAACACGATGCCCAGTATTGGGATGTGGTGCCAGGTTTTGCAACGCGTTATCTAGTCAAACCCGGGATTACGGGCCTTGCTCAGACCCGGGGTCTCAGAGGAGAAGCGGGCCTGAAGGATATGGAGCATCGCTTGAAGCTGGATCAGTGGTATATCAAAAGACGTTCTGCGGTGCTGGATGCCAAGATCTGCTGGTGGACGGTAGAAAAGATGATCAAAGGTGATGAAAAAGCTTATTAA